One genomic window of Microbacterium testaceum StLB037 includes the following:
- a CDS encoding ABC transporter ATP-binding protein translates to MSDPSRLEARSVSLAYDGTTVVPELSVAVPPGSFTVIIGPNACGKSTLLRGLSRLLAPAAGSVVLDGRDISSYPAKEVARRLGLLPQTALAPDGITVADLVGRGRYPHQSLLRQWSSADEIAVKEALDATGTADLSTRPVDALSGGQRQRVWVAMVLAQQTDLLLLDEPTTYLDVAHQVELMELFAELNARGRTVVAVLHDLNHAARYASHIIAMRDGRIVAEGAPREVITTERVEEVYGLPNVVIDDPVTGGPLVVPLRGGAFAARAAEAAAELDA, encoded by the coding sequence GTGTCTGACCCCTCCCGCCTCGAAGCCCGCTCCGTCTCGCTCGCGTACGACGGCACCACGGTCGTCCCCGAGCTGAGCGTCGCCGTACCGCCCGGTTCGTTCACCGTGATCATCGGTCCCAACGCCTGCGGCAAATCGACGCTCCTGCGCGGACTGTCGCGCTTGCTCGCACCGGCCGCCGGGAGCGTGGTGCTCGACGGCCGTGACATCTCGAGCTACCCCGCGAAAGAGGTGGCGCGCCGCCTCGGACTCCTTCCGCAGACAGCCCTCGCCCCCGACGGCATCACCGTCGCCGACCTCGTCGGCCGCGGCCGCTACCCGCACCAGTCGCTCCTGCGCCAGTGGTCGAGCGCCGACGAGATCGCGGTGAAGGAGGCTCTGGATGCCACGGGCACCGCCGACCTCTCCACTCGCCCGGTCGATGCCCTGTCGGGTGGGCAACGTCAGCGCGTCTGGGTCGCGATGGTGCTCGCTCAGCAGACCGACCTGCTGCTCCTCGACGAACCGACGACCTACCTCGACGTCGCGCACCAGGTCGAGCTGATGGAGCTGTTCGCCGAGCTCAACGCGCGCGGGCGCACGGTCGTCGCGGTGTTGCACGACCTCAACCACGCCGCCCGGTACGCGAGCCACATCATCGCGATGCGCGACGGCCGCATCGTCGCCGAGGGCGCCCCGCGCGAGGTCATCACGACCGAGCGCGTCGAGGAGGTCTACGGCCTCCCCAACGTCGTGATCGACGATCCGGTGACGGGCGGGCCGCTGGTCGTGCCGCTGCGGGGTGGGGCGTTCGCGGCTCGGGCCGCCGAGGCGGCGGCGGAGCTCGACGCGTGA
- a CDS encoding siderophore-interacting protein: MPGAGTRPWEYSAFPVTVARREMISPSFLRLTFAGDALQHFAPWGVDQRIKLVLPLPDGGLADFGLLADPTPHPSAWYTRWKALPPDERNVLRTYTPAAIRPEAGEIDVDIYLHSPDGPASRWARGARVGETLVITGPDIRNGWTGYGIHWQPPEEYTSFLLVADETAIPAVRNIALSLPPTARGIAIVEIGDHADDVTVAGLSPQVDVRVVGRGKTEDAVRAWATPDVDVAWLAGESGVVTTSRRVLVREVGVPRERVAFLGYWREGGALVD; this comes from the coding sequence ATGCCAGGAGCCGGGACCCGTCCGTGGGAGTACAGCGCCTTCCCGGTCACCGTCGCCCGGCGCGAGATGATCTCGCCGAGCTTCCTGCGTCTCACCTTCGCCGGTGACGCGCTGCAGCACTTCGCACCGTGGGGCGTCGACCAGCGGATCAAGCTCGTGCTGCCTCTGCCGGACGGCGGGCTCGCCGACTTCGGTCTGCTCGCCGATCCGACGCCGCACCCCTCCGCCTGGTACACCCGGTGGAAGGCGCTGCCGCCGGACGAACGCAACGTGCTCCGCACCTACACGCCCGCCGCGATCCGCCCCGAGGCCGGCGAGATCGACGTCGACATCTACCTGCACTCCCCCGACGGTCCGGCCTCTCGGTGGGCGCGCGGAGCGCGCGTGGGCGAGACGCTCGTGATCACGGGCCCCGACATCCGGAACGGGTGGACGGGGTACGGCATCCATTGGCAACCGCCCGAGGAGTACACCTCGTTCCTCCTCGTCGCGGATGAGACGGCGATCCCCGCCGTCCGGAACATCGCCCTCTCCCTGCCGCCCACCGCGCGCGGTATCGCGATCGTCGAGATCGGTGACCACGCCGACGACGTCACCGTCGCAGGCCTCAGCCCGCAGGTCGACGTGCGGGTCGTCGGGCGCGGCAAGACCGAGGACGCCGTGCGCGCCTGGGCCACGCCCGACGTCGACGTCGCCTGGCTCGCCGGGGAATCGGGTGTCGTCACGACCTCCCGACGCGTGCTCGTCCGCGAGGTCGGCGTGCCCCGCGAGCGCGTCGCGTTCCTCGGGTACTGGCGCGAGGGCGGGGCGCTGGTCGACTGA
- a CDS encoding amidase family protein, with product MRRTTIGTVVTALTAAALVFGTVVPAHADTDSVSYLAPAYQRGELTGDAKVDRDDLSVLMSAVGRKVGDPGWDAVAPADADQDGVITVADVAALSKRFVYDDDPFDLQETDVVAIQKAMTAGVLTSQELTAQYLRRIAAYDRTTGLDPFEPDAALASIIATNPTAMAEAAALDAERAATGPRSILHGIPIIAKDNINLAGLATTAGCGCLADNVTSTDADAIERLKAMGAIVIAKANLSEFAQHTTVSDSAYGSTRNPFGLALPPGGSSGGTGASISANLGVVGLGTDTGGSIRVPASTNGLVGLRPTTGLVSREGVIPLDEYRDTIGPMTRNVSDAALALDALAGTDPADPMTAPADAHKPVSYAQALDPEALRGARVGYLSGFGWDEKQPGSLALVTEARADLETAGATVVDIGEYGIGLDGVHGSRSFAHDMDMYLDTFYKPGYTFLDLAQKIIDAEKAGTPLSSFPGETVREWASTTAAEREKFTADFLVLQRSMRDRVDQLMAENDLDAIVYPSTSGTVGTAGSNNIISAFTGYPAITVPMGLAPLPPEAPAYAGFPEGLEFLAGPYAEEKLFGLAYAFEQRTHHRQEPPLFPDLPPAP from the coding sequence GTGAGAAGGACGACGATCGGGACCGTGGTGACCGCACTCACCGCGGCCGCGCTGGTGTTCGGGACGGTGGTGCCGGCGCACGCCGACACCGACTCGGTCAGCTACCTCGCCCCGGCGTATCAGCGGGGCGAACTCACCGGCGACGCGAAGGTCGATCGCGACGACCTGTCCGTCCTCATGAGCGCCGTCGGGCGGAAGGTCGGCGACCCCGGGTGGGATGCCGTCGCGCCCGCCGACGCGGATCAGGACGGTGTCATCACGGTCGCCGACGTCGCCGCGCTCTCGAAGCGGTTCGTCTACGACGACGACCCCTTCGACCTGCAGGAGACCGACGTCGTCGCGATCCAGAAGGCGATGACGGCCGGGGTGCTCACCTCCCAGGAGCTGACGGCGCAGTACCTGCGTCGCATCGCCGCCTACGACCGCACGACGGGCCTCGATCCGTTCGAGCCGGACGCGGCGCTCGCGTCCATCATCGCGACCAATCCGACGGCCATGGCCGAAGCGGCGGCCCTCGACGCGGAGCGGGCGGCGACCGGGCCGCGCAGCATCCTGCACGGCATCCCGATCATCGCGAAAGACAACATCAACCTGGCGGGCCTGGCCACCACCGCGGGCTGCGGCTGCCTGGCCGACAATGTCACGTCGACGGATGCCGACGCCATCGAGCGACTGAAAGCGATGGGGGCCATCGTGATCGCGAAGGCCAACCTGTCGGAGTTCGCGCAGCACACCACGGTGTCGGACAGCGCCTACGGCTCGACGAGGAACCCCTTCGGTCTCGCTCTGCCCCCGGGCGGTTCGAGCGGCGGTACCGGCGCATCCATCTCCGCGAACCTCGGGGTCGTCGGTCTCGGCACCGATACCGGCGGCTCGATCCGCGTCCCTGCGTCTACCAACGGGCTCGTCGGCCTGCGTCCGACCACCGGGCTCGTGAGTCGCGAGGGCGTCATCCCGCTCGACGAGTACCGCGACACCATCGGCCCGATGACCCGAAACGTCTCGGACGCGGCTCTCGCCCTGGATGCGCTCGCGGGAACCGACCCCGCCGATCCGATGACGGCCCCCGCGGACGCACACAAGCCCGTGTCCTATGCGCAAGCGCTCGATCCGGAGGCTCTCCGGGGCGCACGCGTCGGGTATCTGTCGGGCTTCGGGTGGGATGAGAAGCAGCCGGGGTCGCTCGCCCTCGTCACCGAGGCGCGCGCCGACCTCGAGACCGCCGGGGCCACGGTCGTCGACATCGGCGAGTACGGCATCGGTCTGGACGGCGTGCACGGGAGTCGGTCCTTCGCGCACGACATGGACATGTACCTGGACACGTTCTACAAGCCGGGGTACACCTTCCTCGATCTGGCGCAGAAGATCATCGACGCGGAGAAGGCCGGCACCCCCCTCTCGAGTTTCCCGGGAGAGACGGTCCGGGAGTGGGCATCGACCACGGCCGCCGAGCGCGAGAAGTTCACCGCCGACTTCCTCGTCTTGCAGCGATCGATGCGGGATCGCGTCGACCAGCTGATGGCGGAGAACGACCTCGATGCGATCGTCTACCCGAGCACCTCGGGGACCGTCGGAACCGCGGGAAGCAACAACATCATCAGCGCTTTCACCGGATATCCCGCGATCACGGTCCCGATGGGGCTCGCTCCGCTCCCGCCGGAGGCGCCCGCGTACGCCGGGTTCCCCGAAGGGCTGGAGTTCCTCGCCGGACCCTACGCCGAGGAAAAGCTCTTCGGTCTCGCCTACGCGTTCGAGCAGCGGACGCATCACCGCCAGGAGCCGCCGCTCTTCCCCGATCTGCCGCCCGCGCCCTGA
- a CDS encoding cohesin domain-containing protein, whose protein sequence is MPRLRSRWLVPLLSMIGAITFLGSATPAAMAAESSPTLRATLSAEEGATGDTLALDLGVTGATDLYAATVRIAYDADRVALDPGAVTSDFPGMFSVSGVEGAIDFTVTRLGTSSGRTGDLSLGSLGFVAKGPGEALLRIDQVTLVDSALVGTTLAPSIGLTYTVASSPSTPEPSAPGEQAVPPTVSVTGYGSGVPRGGDTTFRGSAPQSSAAPTATPPRITASSLTPRVGETITLTVRGLTPDAAHRVELHSDPLLLGEATTDEAGSFLLEATIPAAAPTGEHEIVVLARGLAVASLPITIRAADGATSAPRASATPSAGADGDTQDAAADAAPTSADSTAALVWGLAAVVVVLGGAAIVLMRRRSRRAAGDHGGRA, encoded by the coding sequence ATGCCGCGACTCCGAAGCCGCTGGCTCGTTCCCCTGCTGTCAATGATCGGGGCGATCACGTTCCTCGGCTCCGCGACACCCGCCGCGATGGCCGCCGAGTCCTCCCCGACGCTGAGGGCGACGCTGTCCGCCGAGGAAGGCGCGACGGGAGACACCCTCGCACTCGACCTCGGCGTGACCGGGGCGACCGACCTCTACGCCGCGACGGTGCGCATCGCCTACGACGCCGACCGGGTCGCTCTCGACCCCGGCGCGGTGACCTCGGACTTCCCGGGCATGTTCAGCGTCTCGGGCGTCGAGGGGGCGATCGACTTCACCGTCACGCGTCTGGGGACCTCGAGCGGCCGAACCGGTGATCTTTCCCTGGGGTCGCTGGGCTTCGTCGCGAAGGGGCCGGGCGAGGCGCTCCTTCGTATCGACCAGGTCACGCTCGTCGACTCCGCCCTGGTCGGCACGACCCTCGCGCCGTCGATCGGCCTGACGTACACGGTCGCCTCCTCGCCGTCGACGCCCGAGCCGTCCGCGCCGGGCGAGCAGGCCGTGCCGCCCACCGTCTCGGTGACGGGATACGGCTCGGGTGTGCCGCGCGGCGGGGACACGACTTTCCGCGGTTCGGCTCCGCAGTCGTCCGCGGCCCCGACCGCGACGCCGCCGAGGATCACGGCTTCGTCGCTCACCCCGCGGGTCGGCGAGACGATCACCCTGACGGTCCGCGGACTGACCCCGGATGCCGCCCACCGGGTCGAACTGCACTCCGACCCGCTCCTCTTGGGCGAGGCGACGACGGACGAGGCGGGGTCGTTCCTCCTGGAGGCGACGATCCCCGCCGCCGCGCCGACCGGGGAGCACGAGATCGTCGTCCTGGCGCGGGGGCTCGCGGTGGCGTCGCTCCCGATCACGATCCGCGCGGCGGACGGAGCGACATCCGCTCCCCGAGCCTCGGCCACCCCCTCCGCCGGAGCCGACGGCGACACGCAGGATGCCGCCGCCGACGCGGCGCCGACGTCCGCGGACTCGACCGCAGCCCTCGTGTGGGGGCTCGCCGCGGTCGTCGTCGTGCTCGGGGGCGCCGCGATCGTGCTGATGAGACGTCGGTCCCGCCGTGCCGCGGGCGATCACGGAGGCCGGGCATGA
- a CDS encoding matrixin family metalloprotease — MSTLREKVIASSLGLLFAAAAIVVPGAAASAYTLTGCSWGPYGNNVTWLNQAPSGDYYNTGTSAGYSWAANTDINGMSPSNGLLVGYTDNKGANGYDGWTTWGCNGNRTTYANATLNPHYMDSKSYAIKKTVWLHELGHALGLNHSGSNAVMYSCAACTGFGWPQSDDINGINSLY; from the coding sequence ATGTCAACTTTAAGAGAAAAGGTCATAGCGTCGTCGCTCGGGCTACTTTTCGCTGCGGCAGCGATCGTCGTTCCCGGCGCCGCAGCATCGGCGTACACACTGACAGGCTGCTCCTGGGGGCCGTACGGAAACAACGTCACGTGGCTCAACCAGGCACCGTCGGGCGACTACTACAACACCGGCACATCAGCGGGGTACAGCTGGGCAGCCAACACCGACATCAACGGAATGTCTCCCAGCAACGGTCTGCTGGTCGGGTACACCGACAACAAGGGCGCCAACGGTTACGACGGGTGGACGACTTGGGGCTGCAACGGCAACAGGACGACGTACGCCAACGCCACGCTCAACCCGCACTACATGGACAGCAAGAGCTATGCGATCAAGAAGACCGTCTGGCTTCATGAACTCGGTCATGCTCTGGGGCTGAACCATTCGGGATCGAACGCGGTCATGTACTCGTGCGCCGCGTGCACCGGCTTCGGATGGCCGCAGTCGGACGACATCAACGGCATCAATTCGTTGTACTGA
- the poxB gene encoding ubiquinone-dependent pyruvate dehydrogenase, with protein sequence MTTVAENIVASLRRQNIERVYGLPGDSLNGFTDAIRRDGVIRWQHVRHEEGAAFAAAAEAELTGNLTVCAGSCGPGNLHLINGLYDANRSRVPVLAIAAHIPTAEIGTNYFQETHPQELFRECSVYVEYVADPVQMPRLLEIAMREAIEKRGVAVLVIPGDVLLAKAKNERVVAIERATPRILPSEEELRRTADVLNAAQKVTILAGAGVAGAHDEVVALAERLQAPVVHALRGKEHIEWENPYDVGMTGLLGFSSGYRAMEDADVVLMLGTDFPYPQFYPQQATHIQVDIRGAQLGRRHPVDIGLVGTVHDTVEALLPLLTEGKSSRHADEAREHYRRTRAKLDDLAVPTGRGKPLHPQFVARTLDRLAEDDAVFIPDVGSPVVWAARYLTMTRGRRLIGSFSHGTMANAVSHAIGAQSAFPDRQVIALAGDGGLAMLLGELITIVQNELPVKVVVFDNSSLNFVELEMKAAGFVTFGTDLKNPDFAAVAEAIGLKGFRVDDADDLEGALSAALAHEGPALVSVKTARQELSMPPSVTLEQAKGFTLYAIRTVLSGRGDELIDLAATNFRQLF encoded by the coding sequence GTGACCACCGTCGCTGAGAACATCGTCGCCTCCCTCCGCCGCCAGAACATCGAACGGGTCTACGGCCTTCCGGGCGATTCGCTTAACGGTTTCACGGATGCCATCCGCCGCGACGGCGTGATCCGATGGCAGCACGTGCGGCACGAGGAGGGAGCGGCCTTCGCGGCCGCCGCCGAAGCCGAGCTGACGGGAAACCTCACGGTGTGCGCGGGGAGCTGCGGGCCGGGGAACCTCCACCTCATCAACGGTCTCTACGACGCCAACCGCTCTCGGGTTCCCGTCCTGGCGATCGCCGCGCACATCCCGACGGCCGAGATCGGCACGAACTACTTCCAGGAGACGCACCCGCAGGAGCTGTTCCGCGAGTGCTCCGTCTACGTCGAGTACGTCGCCGACCCGGTGCAGATGCCGCGCCTGCTCGAGATCGCGATGCGCGAGGCGATCGAGAAGCGCGGCGTCGCGGTGCTCGTCATCCCCGGAGACGTGCTGCTCGCCAAGGCGAAAAACGAGCGCGTCGTCGCGATCGAGCGCGCGACCCCTCGCATCCTTCCCTCCGAAGAGGAGCTTCGGCGCACCGCCGACGTGCTCAACGCCGCCCAGAAGGTCACGATCCTCGCGGGTGCGGGCGTCGCGGGAGCGCACGACGAGGTCGTCGCGCTCGCCGAGCGTCTGCAGGCGCCTGTCGTGCACGCGCTGCGCGGCAAGGAGCACATCGAATGGGAGAACCCCTACGACGTCGGGATGACCGGACTCCTCGGTTTCTCCTCCGGCTACCGCGCGATGGAAGACGCCGACGTGGTGCTGATGCTCGGCACCGACTTCCCGTACCCGCAGTTCTACCCGCAGCAGGCCACGCACATCCAGGTCGACATCCGGGGTGCGCAGCTGGGCCGGCGGCATCCGGTCGACATCGGGCTGGTCGGCACCGTCCACGACACGGTCGAGGCGCTGCTGCCTCTGCTGACCGAGGGGAAGTCCTCGCGGCACGCCGACGAGGCGCGCGAGCACTACCGCAGAACGCGGGCGAAGCTCGACGACCTCGCCGTGCCGACGGGTCGCGGAAAGCCGCTGCACCCGCAGTTCGTCGCGCGGACGCTCGATCGCCTCGCCGAGGACGACGCCGTCTTCATCCCCGACGTCGGCTCGCCCGTGGTGTGGGCCGCGCGCTACCTCACGATGACGCGCGGACGTCGTCTCATCGGGTCGTTCTCGCACGGCACGATGGCCAACGCCGTCTCGCACGCGATCGGCGCGCAGTCGGCGTTCCCCGACCGGCAGGTCATCGCCCTCGCCGGTGACGGCGGTCTCGCGATGCTCCTCGGAGAGCTCATCACGATCGTGCAGAACGAGCTGCCGGTGAAAGTCGTCGTCTTCGACAACTCCTCGCTCAACTTCGTCGAGCTCGAGATGAAGGCCGCGGGCTTCGTCACCTTCGGCACCGACCTGAAGAACCCCGACTTCGCCGCGGTCGCCGAGGCGATCGGGCTGAAGGGCTTCCGCGTGGACGATGCGGACGACCTCGAGGGCGCGCTGTCCGCAGCACTCGCGCACGAGGGGCCTGCGCTCGTCTCGGTGAAGACCGCGCGGCAGGAGCTGTCCATGCCGCCGTCCGTCACGCTCGAGCAGGCCAAGGGCTTCACGCTGTACGCGATCCGCACGGTGCTCTCGGGGCGCGGGGACGAGCTGATCGACCTGGCCGCGACGAACTTCCGGCAGTTGTTCTGA
- a CDS encoding helix-turn-helix transcriptional regulator, with the protein MDDRVRAWHPAVPMLREVYHASFAHSYPPHTHDDWAVMLVDRGAVTYALDRAEHQATPTAVTLLPPGIAHDGRPAVDGSGYRKRVLYLRGDWLDPGIAARIADRPTLTNAPAQTAAHRVHAALAHPGDEMAAEHWLLTVRDAVLVHAGSTAPARRDAPLARRLRAMLDDRYTESFTIAEAAALLGAHPDHLVRVFSSAYGIAPHRYLVGRRVDAARRLLGEGCRPADVAARTGFHDQAHLARHFRRVWGVTPGAIRAA; encoded by the coding sequence ATGGATGATCGGGTGCGGGCGTGGCATCCCGCCGTCCCGATGCTGCGCGAGGTCTATCACGCGAGCTTCGCCCACAGCTATCCGCCGCACACGCACGACGACTGGGCCGTGATGCTCGTCGACCGCGGGGCCGTGACCTACGCCCTCGACCGCGCCGAGCACCAGGCGACGCCGACCGCGGTGACGCTTCTGCCGCCCGGGATCGCGCACGACGGGCGACCGGCGGTCGACGGCTCGGGCTACCGCAAGCGTGTGCTCTACCTTCGCGGTGACTGGCTCGACCCGGGCATCGCGGCGCGGATCGCGGATCGACCGACGCTCACGAACGCCCCGGCGCAGACAGCGGCGCACCGTGTGCACGCGGCGCTCGCCCACCCCGGCGACGAGATGGCCGCGGAGCACTGGCTGCTGACCGTCCGCGACGCCGTGCTCGTGCACGCGGGTTCGACCGCACCCGCCCGCCGCGATGCACCTCTCGCGCGGCGCCTCCGCGCGATGCTCGACGACCGCTACACCGAGTCGTTCACGATCGCCGAGGCCGCCGCCCTCCTCGGTGCGCACCCCGATCACCTCGTCCGCGTGTTCTCGAGTGCGTACGGGATCGCGCCGCACCGCTACCTCGTGGGCCGTCGGGTCGACGCCGCGCGGCGTCTGTTGGGGGAGGGATGCCGTCCGGCCGACGTCGCGGCGCGCACCGGCTTCCACGACCAGGCGCACCTCGCGCGACACTTCCGCCGCGTGTGGGGTGTGACGCCGGGCGCGATCCGCGCGGCCTAA
- a CDS encoding DUF2000 family protein codes for MTDASPAPLFDTKVVVVLGDDLAPWQELNVTAFLMTGIATSAPDLVGEPYRDGDGTTYLPMLRQPVMVMTADAETLARARAKAAARDDVALALYTRELFTTSHDAANRAAVAAVAAADLDLVGVALRGPRNAVDRITKGARFHV; via the coding sequence ATGACCGACGCCTCTCCCGCTCCCCTGTTCGACACGAAGGTGGTTGTGGTCCTCGGCGACGACCTCGCGCCGTGGCAGGAGCTCAACGTCACCGCCTTCCTCATGACCGGGATCGCCACCAGCGCCCCCGACCTCGTCGGCGAGCCCTACCGCGACGGCGACGGCACGACCTATCTCCCCATGCTCCGCCAGCCCGTCATGGTGATGACGGCGGATGCCGAGACCCTGGCCCGCGCCCGGGCGAAGGCCGCTGCGCGCGACGATGTCGCCCTCGCCCTCTACACGCGGGAGCTGTTCACCACCTCGCACGACGCCGCGAACCGCGCCGCCGTCGCCGCGGTGGCCGCCGCGGACCTCGACCTCGTGGGCGTCGCCCTGCGCGGGCCGCGCAACGCGGTGGACCGGATCACGAAGGGGGCGCGGTTCCACGTGTGA
- a CDS encoding response regulator transcription factor — MTTVIVVDDQALIRTAVRDLLDAAEGISVVGEAADGEAGVDLARRLRPDVVVSDIRMPRRDGIELTALVCDDPALTETRVLILTTFEEDDYVVAALRAGASGFIGKGAEPEDIVRAVLSVHEGGALLSPAATRALIEKYVRTTGAADVPSPVSLDALTDREREVLLHVARGRSNDEIAAHLYISPHTAKTHVKNTMLKLGAHDRAQLVIAAYESGLLAPGR; from the coding sequence GTGACGACCGTCATCGTCGTCGACGATCAGGCGCTCATCCGGACGGCGGTGCGCGACCTCCTGGATGCCGCCGAGGGGATCTCGGTCGTGGGGGAGGCGGCCGACGGCGAGGCCGGAGTCGACCTCGCGCGGAGGCTCCGCCCCGACGTCGTGGTGTCGGACATCCGGATGCCGCGCCGGGACGGCATCGAGCTGACCGCGCTCGTCTGCGACGACCCGGCGCTGACCGAGACCCGGGTGCTGATCCTCACCACCTTCGAGGAGGACGACTACGTCGTCGCCGCCCTCCGCGCCGGCGCGAGCGGCTTCATCGGCAAGGGCGCCGAGCCCGAGGACATCGTGCGGGCCGTGCTGTCGGTGCACGAGGGCGGCGCGCTGCTCTCACCCGCGGCGACCCGCGCGCTGATCGAGAAGTACGTGCGGACCACGGGCGCGGCGGACGTGCCGAGCCCCGTGTCGCTGGACGCTCTCACCGACCGCGAGCGCGAGGTGCTGCTGCACGTCGCGCGCGGACGTTCGAACGACGAGATCGCCGCGCACCTCTACATCTCCCCGCACACCGCGAAGACGCACGTGAAGAACACGATGCTCAAGCTCGGCGCGCACGACCGCGCGCAGCTCGTCATCGCGGCCTACGAGAGCGGGTTGCTCGCGCCGGGGCGGTGA
- a CDS encoding sensor histidine kinase, whose amino-acid sequence MRPDETSDAVPRWPWAGRPWLIDVFVVVLVAGPAFAPIPFAEMRPSSPLAFVLVLLPALALPLRRRLPRTVLAVCVAAWAMALTLGTLSPGGAVAMVVATYGVAHRTPRRSSIIATTAAVLVILTTGVIVSLVTGMDTRVLQVALSLALAGALGDAARSRRAYVEAVVERARRAEETRESEASRRVTEERLRIARDLHDAVAHRISVISLNAGVATSMLEARPDRARDALATIRTASRDVLGEIGTMMSVLRAPDDAPVRIQPGLARVPEIVESVRVAGWDVVVRDEIGTDAEAAGIPLGVDIVAYRVVQEGLTNALKHGTTRRAHVLLRRDGEDLEVVVTNPIERVPEASAEDLPPSGFGLVGLRERVDAVRGTLEAGLAPGGYRLAARLPLTARTAPPARTPAHGEIPAMPAAPPAPTAPSSVPSPERAS is encoded by the coding sequence GTGAGGCCCGACGAGACGAGCGATGCGGTGCCGCGCTGGCCGTGGGCCGGCCGCCCGTGGCTGATCGACGTCTTCGTCGTGGTGCTCGTCGCCGGGCCCGCGTTCGCGCCGATTCCCTTCGCCGAGATGCGGCCCTCGAGCCCGCTCGCGTTCGTCCTCGTGCTGCTGCCCGCGCTCGCCCTGCCCCTGCGGCGACGCCTACCGCGGACGGTGCTTGCCGTCTGCGTCGCCGCCTGGGCGATGGCGCTGACGCTCGGGACGCTCTCCCCGGGTGGGGCGGTGGCCATGGTCGTCGCGACGTACGGCGTCGCGCACCGTACCCCGCGTCGCTCCTCGATCATCGCGACGACCGCCGCCGTGCTCGTGATCCTGACGACGGGCGTGATCGTCTCTCTCGTGACGGGCATGGACACCCGCGTCCTCCAGGTCGCGCTCTCTCTCGCTCTCGCGGGGGCGCTGGGCGATGCGGCACGCTCGCGTCGCGCGTACGTCGAAGCCGTGGTGGAGCGGGCACGCCGCGCCGAGGAGACGCGCGAGTCCGAGGCGAGCCGACGCGTCACCGAGGAGCGCCTGCGCATCGCGCGCGACCTGCACGACGCCGTCGCCCACCGCATCTCGGTGATCAGCTTGAACGCCGGGGTCGCGACCTCGATGCTCGAAGCCCGTCCCGACCGGGCGCGCGACGCCCTCGCGACCATCCGCACCGCCTCGCGCGACGTGCTCGGCGAGATCGGCACGATGATGAGCGTGCTGCGCGCGCCCGATGACGCTCCGGTCCGCATCCAGCCGGGGCTCGCGCGGGTGCCCGAGATCGTCGAGTCGGTGCGCGTCGCCGGCTGGGACGTCGTGGTGCGCGACGAGATCGGGACGGATGCCGAGGCCGCCGGCATCCCGCTCGGCGTCGACATCGTGGCCTACCGCGTCGTGCAGGAGGGGCTCACGAACGCGCTCAAGCACGGCACCACCCGGCGCGCGCACGTGCTGCTGCGCCGCGACGGAGAAGACCTGGAGGTGGTCGTGACCAATCCGATCGAGCGGGTGCCCGAGGCGTCCGCCGAGGACCTGCCGCCCTCGGGCTTCGGTCTGGTGGGACTGCGCGAGCGCGTCGACGCGGTGCGGGGAACCCTCGAGGCGGGGCTCGCCCCCGGCGGGTACCGTCTCGCGGCGCGGCTTCCGCTGACCGCGCGCACGGCCCCGCCCGCGCGCACGCCCGCGCACGGCGAGATCCCGGCCATGCCCGCGGCCCCGCCGGCCCCGACCGCGCCGTCGTCCGTACCCTCGCCGGAGCGGGCATCGTGA